Within Pirellulales bacterium, the genomic segment GCTCCAACAAAAGGACGCCGCGGCGGCGCTCAAGGTGCTCGATCAGGCGCCGGCAGAGATCCGCGGCAACGTCGCCTTGCGGCTCAATCGGGCCGGCATGATTCTCCATCAAAAGGGCGAGAACGTCAAAGCGGCCTTGGCGGAGTTGGATTCGGATACCGACAAGCTCTCGCCCTCCGATCGTTCGCGCCTCTGGTCGGGCCTGGGCAGCGCGTTGCTTTCGATTGGCGACCGCGAAGGGGCGATGCGCTATTGGGGCAAGGTCGCTCAGGCCGAGCCCGACGATCTGAAGATCCGCTTTAACCTGTTTGACGCCGCTCGCGAGATCGGCGACCCCGCAGTGATGACGAGCGTCTTGGACGACGTGCGGCGAATCATGGGCAAGAACTCCCCCGACGCACAATACGTCGAAGCAGCTCGAATGGTCTCGCTTGTCCGTAAGGCCGTGCGCGAACGGACCCCGACCGGCCGGCAACCGGCGGCCTTGGAAAGCGATGAACGGCAGACTTTGGCCTCGGCCCGCAAGCTCCTCGAGAGCGTCAGCCAGGCGCGCCCCGGTTGGCCTGAGGTATCGCGGTTGCTCGGGGACGCTGATTTGCTTGACGGCAATGGCGACGGCGCCATTTCGCACTACAAACAGGCGCTGAAGGATGGCCCGCCAAACTCGGTCATGATCCGTTCGCTCGTAACGCTACTCGCGCAGCGCGACCGCACCGACGAGATCGGACCCTTGCTGGACATGCTTGGGCCGCAGAGCCTCAAAGCAATGAACCTGGACAAGCTTCGCCTCGACGCTCGATTCAAAAACGAGAAGGACAAGGACAACATAAACACCCTGATCGAGGAAGCGAAGCAGGAGGTCGCAGACGACTCACACGACCCTTACGGCCATTTGTGGATCGGGAATCTCTACGCGCGGGCAGACAAGAAAGAAAATGCGGAAGCGTCCTATCGCCGCGCCGTCAAATACGGAGCCGAGATTCCCGAAACGTGGCTCGTGTTGGTCGACTTTCTGGTGAACAACAAGATGAATGCCGAGGCCTCGAAGGTCTTGATGGAAGCGCGGAAGGATCTTCCCGAGGACCGCGTCAACGAGGTCCTCGCCCGGGGGTACGAAGCGCTCGGCGAACCGGTGTTGGCCGAGGAGTATTATCGCGCCCAACTTCAATCGGCTCCCAACGATCTTTGGCCGCATCGCAACATCGCGTCGTTCTATATGCGCAACGGCCGCACCGACGATGCCCGCAAGGAAGTCGTCAAGATCCTGCGGGACTCTCAGAACGATCCGAAGGAGAAGGAACTCTTGCTCTGGGCGCGGCGCCTGATGAGCGAAATCCTGATGGCCAGCGGCGATTTCGAGGATTTCAAAGCGGCCAAGTCCCTGTTGATCGCCAATACGAAGATCGACGATGGCGGTGCTGAAGACCGGCTGCGCCTGGCCAATTTGCTGGCCAGTCGATTCGACGAGCCGGCGACGCTCCGCGAGGCGCTCAAATGGTTCGAGGCGGCCGAAACTCCGAAGAATCCGCTGAGGCAGCTCGACAAGATGACGGTGGCCCGCATCCACGAAGTGCTCGGCGAGTGGGACTTGGCGCGCGGCGAAATGCTGGCCCTGGTTTCGCAGTCCAAGGCGGACCCGAACCTGTACGGCGTCTTCGTCGACATGTTGATTCGCAACAATCAGGTGGCCGACGCGGACAGTTGGCTCGACAAGCTCAACAGCGTGCAAAAGGGGGCCGGGTTGCTCCTGCGAGCGCAAGTGCGAGTCAAACAAGGCCGGCCCATTGAAGCGATCGCGCTCTTGAATCAGATTCTTCCCCCGCGCCCCGTGCCGAAAAACCAGGCCTCGCAGTTGCGAACCGTGGCTCTGTTGATGGACCAACTCGAGTTGCACACCCAGGCAGAGGAGCTTTACCGCGAGTACATGACATACGAGCCGGGCGTGGGATCGCTGCAACTCGCGGCGTTTCTCGGTCGCATCGGTCGGCTCGACGACGCCCTCGATCTATGCGAAACGGCCCTGCAAACGCAACCCCGTGCGAGTGCCTTGCAGGCGATTGACGAAGTGCTTCACGGCCAGCCGCGTCGCGTCGAGCCCCGGCACTTCGAACGCGTTGGAAAATGGTTTGACGGCCTGCTCCGCGACGATCCTGAGTCGCCGGCGCTGTTGATGGAATACGCCAATTTCCTGAGTGCGGCCGGTCAAGACGATAAAGCCGCCGCGATTTATCGTGATGTGCTCAAGCGAAGCGACCTCACGGCCGTTTATAAAGCGGAGACGCTGAACAATCTCGCGTTCGTGCTGGCCGGCCAACGAAAAAATCTTCCCGAGGCCCTCGATCTGGTCAATCAGTCGGCAAAGATCCTCGGTCCCAAGTCGGACGTGCTGGACACCCGCGGCATGATTTATCTGACGATGGAAAAGTATCCAGAGGCCGTCGCCGATTTTAGCGAGGCGGTACTGGTACTGCACCCAACGGCCGTCAAGTTTTTGCACCTGGCGATGGCCCAAGATCTGGCCAAGAACCGCGACGCGGCCCGATCCGCGTTCCAAAAGGCCAAGGAAAAGCGGCTGGATTCGGCCGCGCTATCCAAGATTGAGCAGGGATTCAACGAGCAGCTAACCAAGGACATCGGGCCCTAGACGGTCGGAGCAGACTTCTGGGACTGCCTCTAGTCCCTTTCCGAGCGCCGTCGTAGACTGCTTGCTTGGGAAATGCGCCGTTGACAACCGTTTTGGGGCGATCCAACATTTAGAACGGAAACCCGTATCACGCCAAAGGAGCTATTCGTGTCTACTAATCCAACCGAACGAACCGCCGGAGATGCCGCCAAGCCAACCGCCGGGGCCGAACAGCCCGCACAGCAGCGGATCGAAGTCGACGATTCGAAGGCGGTCTCGTCGTATGCCAATTTTTGCCGCGTGACGGGAACGCCCGAAGAATTGATCATCGACTTCGGCCTCAATCCACAGCCGTTCGGCATGCCGGTCAACCCGGTGGCGATCGCCCAGCGGATCGTGACCAATTACTACACGGCCAAACGAATGCTCCATGCTCTGCAACTCACCGTGCAGCGGCACGAGCAAGCCTTCGGCGTGCTCGAGACGGACGTGCAGAAGCGCGTTGTCGGCGGTCGAGGTTGATCCTGCGCACGGTCCAACGGATCCGATCGGCCCCGAGAGTGCCATCACCAAGTGATTGCGTTCTGCTGGGCCCCCGCTCGCGTTTCGGTCGCACGTTCACGATCGGATTGAGAACGCATAACGAATCTCCGAATTAGTGCGTTCCTCCCTGCACCACACGAGCGCGGGCCATCGCCTCTTCGGCCTCGGGGATTTTTCCGGCCCGCTGGTAGGTCACGCTGAGCGCCGTGAAGCTGAAGGCATCGTTTGGCTCAAGCTGGCAGACGCGTTGAGCATGCGCGATCGCTTCGTCGTGGCGCTTCAACTTCGTGTAGAGCACCGCCAGCGCGGAATGAGCCAGGGCGTATTTTGCGTCCTGAGCGAGCAACTCCGTCAACTTGGCCACGGCCTCCTCGAGTTTGCCGGCGTCCTTAAGTTGGTCCGCCTCGTCGTAAAGTTGTTCGTTGGTCGGCATAATTGGAAACGCTCCGGGTAAGTAGCGAAATTCGTCAGGATTCCGAATGGTGCTAGCGGTTGATGCGCCGCTGAAGTCTAGAGGGCTCAGCTATGGCCTATCCTCCGCTAGCCCGGCGACCGCTGTCAATCGTCCCGGCAGGAAACCCGCGTCGTCCGATGGCGCCCAATCCTTTAGCCACGGCTGCACGGCATGGAAAATCCTAACAATCGCTAGCGGTGTTAGATCTCCGTCAATTGCTACGTTAAGCGCGGCCGATAGAAACCAGCGGGGAGTCCAGCGGTTGTCTTTCGCCGGCTCCAGCCGGAAAACATCGCCAGGACTGCTCGCTCGCCGCACCGCGTTGAGGTACTTGCAGGTGAATATCCACCCCTTGGCGATCGTAAGTTCCGAAGCACAAATCGGCCCGGACGTAACCATCGGGCCGTTCGCCGTCGTTGAAGCGGACGTCGTCATCGCCGCCGGCTGCCAACTGGCCAGCCATGTCGTCGTCAAGGACGGCACGCGGATCGGGCCAAATACGGCCATCCACGAAGGGGCGATTCTCGGCGGATACCCCCAACACCTTAACAAGCCCAAACAGCCCGGTTTGCTGGTGATCGGCGCGAATAATACCATTCGCGAGCACGCCACAGTCCATCGGGCGATGAAGCAGGGATCGGCAACGGTCCTCGGGGAAAGCAACTTCCTCATGGCCGGTGTCCATATCGCCCACGATTGTTGCGTCGGCAATCACGTGATCTTCGCCAACAATGCGCTTTTGGCCGGGCATGTGACAGTCGAAGATCGCGCGTTCGTGTCCGGCGCCGTCGGTGTGCACCAGTTCTGCCGGATCGGCCGGTTGGCGATGGTCGGCGCGCACGCCAAAGTCGTGCAAGACGTGCCGCCGTACGTCACCATCGACGGGATCAGCGGCTGCGTCGTCGGGCTGAATCTGGTCGGCTTGCGCCGCGGCGGCTTTTCGAGCGACGACATCACTCAACTGAAAACGGCCTATCGCTTGATTTATCGGCGGGGCTTGAAATGGACTGAGGTGCTCGAACAGCTCAAGGCCGACTTTCCGGCCGGCCCCGCCGCCGTCTATTCCGAATTCCTCGCCGGCGGAACCCGCGGCTTCGTCCAAGAGCGCCGCATGCCTCCCAGCGCGACAATCAAACTTCGCCCCGTCGCCGAAGAGGATCCCGTCACGAGCGTGGAGTTGAAAGCGAAAGCGGGGTGACGATAGAGGTCGGAGGTCAGGGTTCGCCGAATTGTCTCCCTCGCGTTCCGGGAGAGGGCCGGGGTAAGCGGGATCGCCGCTTCGGCTTCCGCATCTCGTCAGACATTCACGCCTTCACGCTCGCCTTCGAATTCTGCACTTCGCACTTCGTGCAGGTGATCCGCTTCAGCAATTGGCCCTTCGGCACCCAACCGCCGAATCAAGCGGAAATGCGAGGCGAGCGCGTGTCGAAACGAGCGGTTGACCAGATAACGCAGGCCAAACTCTCGGCAGGTGTCTTCGACGACTCTCGATAACGCAGGATAATGAATGTGGCAGATCCGGGGAAACAGGTGATGCTCCACCTGAAAATTCAGCCCGCCGGTGTACCAGTTCACGATCGGATTGTCGCGGGCGAAATCGACGGTCGTCTCGACTTGATGCTCCGCCCAGGAGGTTTGGACTCTAGGCGTGCCGGGGCACGGCAATGGGAATCCGGCCTCCTCGACGCAATGTGCGAGCTGAAACACGATGGCCATTGCGACTCCCTCGACGTACGTCGCTGCCAAATAGACGAGCAGCACGACCCACAGCGGATGCAGCAGCGCCGGAACGATCCATGCCCAAGTAACAAACACGGCCTTGCCCGCCAAGAGCGTCGCCATGTCCCAGCCCTTCGGCCGATTGACGCGGTGCGGGCCGCTGCCGATTCGGCCACTGGCCCAGTCGCGAAAGTCGTCGTACACGTGCCATTTAGCCGGCATCAGGCCGTACAGCAGCCACAGGTAATAGTGTTGGAAGCGATGAAAACCCAGCCGCGGCTGATGCGGTGAAAGCCTGCCGAGGAAGCCAATATCGATGTCGTCGTCGTGATCGGTGATATTCGTATAGTTGTGATGAATCGAGTTGTGCTTGCGGGCCCAGAAATACGAACTGCCTCCCAGCAAGTCGAGTGACATCGCCATGATCCGGTTCACCAGCGGCCGGTCGGAATAGGCGCTATGCCCGCCGTCATGTTGGATGTTGAAGCCGATCCCGGCCATGGACAGCCCCAACGAGAGGGCTAGCGGCAAAACGGTCCACCACTGCGCGGCCCAAAACACCAAGAGCGCATACGACACGGCAAACCAGGTCAACACAATGGCCGTTTTCAGATACATCCGCGGGCAATCGCGTGGCCGCCGGCCAGTCGTCGCAAAATAATGCTCGACGCGGCGACGCAATTCCGTTTGGAATCCGGTTTCCCGCCCGAATTTAATCTGAACGTCGTTGGCCGACATGAGACCGCGGTAGATTCGTGCGGGCCACCCCTGCGCCGCCGAATCCAAAAAGAAAGAATGCAGAACGTGAGTCCTGCCAAGCTCGCTTTCACCAATCCATGTAAAGATAGGAAAGCGGCCGCCGATTCTAACACTTCACAAACGATGCCACAACCGCAATTGGCCGGGCAAACTATCTTAACTATCCTACTTGCCCGCTCGGATCTGGGGCTTATAGCGGAGCGAGAGGGTCTACTCCCGAATCCCTATTTTAACGCCGCTTGCGCCGCCGCGAGCCTTGCAATTGGCACGCGGAACGGGGAGCAGCTTACATAGTCGAGACCGACTTTGTGGCAGAAGGCGATCGAAGCGGGGTCGCCGCCGTGTTCGCCGCAGATGCCGCATTTGAGGTTGCGCTTCGTCGAGCGGCCCTTCTTCACGGCCATTTCCACAAGCTGGCCCACGCCGGTCGCGTCGAGCGTTTGGAATGGGTCGCGCGGGAGCAGTTCCGCCTTCAAATAGTCCGGCAGGAACGTGTTCACGTCGTCGCGGCTGAAGCCGAACGTCATCTGCGTTAGGTCGTTCGTGCCGAAGCTGAAGAAATCGGCGTGCTGGGCGACTTCATCGGCCGTGAGCGCCGCCCGCGGGATTTCGATCATCGTGCCGACGGTGATATCGAGCTTGCTGGAGAGTCTCTTGGCCTGCTTGACCTTTTCGATCGTCTGGACGGTGAGGTCACGGAGGACGGCCAATTCCTTGGCCGCCCCGACCAGTGGGATCATGATCTCGGGCTGAGCGTCGATCTTGCGGTTCTTGCAATTAATCGCCGCCTCGACGATCGCCGTGACCTGCATTTCGAGGATCTCGGGATATGTCACGGCCAATCGGCAGCCGCGATGGCCGAGCATTGGGTTCATTTCGTGCAACTGCGACACCCGGGCCTTCACCTTCGCCGGGCTAACGCCAAGCCGCTGGGCCATTTCCTTCTGGCTCTTTTCATCCTGCGGGAGGAATTCGTGCAAGGGCGGATCGAGCAGCCGAATCGTCACGGGCAGCCCCTTCATCGCCTTGAAAATGCCCTCGAAATCCTCGCGCTGATACGGCAACAGCTTGGCGAGCGCGGCGACGCGGTCTTCCTTCGTTTCGGCGAGGATCATTTCGCGCATGGCCTGGATGCGTTCGCCTTCGAAGAACATGTGTTCCGTTCGACAGAGGCCGATCCCTTCCGCGCCGAAATCGCGGGCCCGCTGGGCATCGGCCGGCGTGTCGGCGTTCGTGCGAATCTTGAGCGTACGATATTTGTCAGCCCATTTCATCACCGTGGCGAAATCGCCGGAGAGTTTCGGCTCCTGTCGGGCAATTTCGCCGACCATCACTTCGCCGGTCGAGCCGTCGATCGAAAGCACGTCTTTGTGCGTGAAAACCTTGCCACCGACGGTGATCTTGCGGGCCTTCTCGTCAATCTGGATCGCGCCGGCACCGGCCACACAACAGCGGCCCCAGCCGCGAGCAACCACGGCCGCATGGCTCGTCATCCCGCCAGTGCTCGTGAGAATCCCGGCCGCCAGGTGCATTCCTTCAATGTCTTCAGGGTTGGTCTCCTTGCGCACCAACAGCACGCGCTCGCCGGCCGTCGTCCGATCGACGGCTTCCTGAGCGGTGAACGCCAGCGCGCCGACCGCCGCGCCGGGCGAGGCGGGCAACCCGACGGTCAGCACATCGGCTGACTTCTTCTTGGCCGGATCGAAGCTCGGCAGCAAGAGTTGCGTCAGATCGCCGGCGGGAATGCGCTTCGTCGCGGTTACTTCGTCGATGAGCTTTTCCTTGACCAGGTCGCAAGCGATTCGCACGGCAGCAAAGCCCGTCCGTTTGCCTGTGCGCGTTTGCAGCATATAGAGCTTCTTGCGCTCGATCGTGAATTCGATGTCCTGCACGTCGCGATAGTGGTTCTCAAGAATCTTCTTGATCTCCAGAAGCTGCTGATAAACCTGCTTGTTCCACTTGGGCATCTGATCGACGGGCAGCGGCGTGCGAATCCCAGCGACGACGTCTTCCCCTTGCGCGTTGACGAGAAACTCACCGTAGAATTTATTTTCGCCGGTCGACGGATTGCGAGTGAATGCGACGCCCGTGCCCGAATCGTCTCCCATGTTGCCAAACACCATCGATTGCACATTCACGGCCGTGCCCAACAGCCCGGTGATGTTTTCGACCTGCCGGTACTTGACCGCCCGCGGCTGCATCCAGCTTTTGAAAACCGCTTCGATGGCCAACTCAAGTTGGTCGAGCGGATCCTGCGGGAAGGGTTTGCCGTGATGCTTCAAGTAAACTTGTTTGTATGCCTCGCACAACTCGATCATCCCCTTGAGCGGCACCTCGGTATCATGCTCGGCTCGATACTTGAGCTTGATCTTGTCGAAGGCCGCCTCGAAATGCTCGTGATCGACGCCGACCACTACGTCGCCGAACATATTGATCAAGCGGCGATAGGAGTCATACGCGAATCGTTCGTTGCCGACCGCATTGGCCAGCCCGGTGACCGATTCGTCATTCAGCCCGAGGTTGAGAATGGTGTTCATCATGCCGGGCATCGAGGCGGCGGCGCCGGAGCGGACGGAGACCAGAAGCGGATCGCTGCGGTCGCCAAACTTCTTGCCAATCTCCTTTTCCAACACGGCGATGTTCCGCCGCACGTCGTCCATCAAACCGGGGGCCAACTGCTTCTTATGCTTGTAATACAGATCGCAGCAGGCCGTCGTGATCGTGAAGCCAGGGGGCACGGGCAAACCGATGCTCGTCATCTCGGCCAGATTCGCCCCTTTGCCGCCCAGCAACGGCTTCTGGTCGCCGCGACCGTCGGTGCGGGTCGCCCCGAAATAGTAAATCATCCGCTCGCCGCTGCTTTTGTCGGCCTTGGCAGGCTTCGCGGCTTTCTTGGGCCTGGGCTTCGTGACGGTAGCCATCTGGGTGTATCTCCTGAAAGCGTGAAAGCGGGGAATTCCCGCCGCAGATTTCGCCATTCGATCAAGCCGGGCAGTTTATCAGCGGCCGGGTAGAGCGTCAATGAAGCGCCAAAAGTCGCCAATCGTTCGACGGTTGAAGTTCAGCTTTTAGGCTGCACCACGTAGGCTGAAGCCTGAACTCCAACGATCAGCTATCGGTCGCAGAGTCATGCCCGAGAAATCCGGCGTTATGGTACGACGGGGCGTCTTGGCGTCGCTCAAAACAATTCGCTGATCGCGCGGCCGTTGTCGATGGCCGGGACGGGGCGGCCGGAGTGGTTGAGGAATTTGATGCTTGGATCGACGCCGAGCACGCTGTAGATCGTGGCGTGAATGTCTTGAGGAGTGACGGGGCAGTCTTTCGGTGCTTCGCCGAGGCGATTCGTCGAGCCGATGATTCGACCGCCTTTCACGCCGCCGCCGGCCAGCAGGCAGAACATAGCGTTACCCCAATGGTCGCGGCCAGGGGTCCCTCTGCTCATGCCGTCATTCATCCGCGGCGTGCGGCCGAACTCGCCGCACATCACCACGAGGACTCGCTCCGAAAGCCCGCGCTCCGACAAATCCGTGAGCAAACCCGAAACGGCCATATCGACTTTCGGCAGGTGGTCTTCCAAGCCTTGTTGCAGGTCCCAGTGATGATCCCAGCCGCCAAAATTCAGCGTGACGAATGTGCTGCCGGCTTCGACGAGACGCCGAGCCAAGAGAGCACTTTGCCCCCAGTTGTTTCGCCCGTAACGATCGCGATTCGCATCCGCTTCGGAATCGATGTCGAACGCCTTGCGCGCCGTGCCGCCGGCGACGAATTCAAACGCCTGCCGCTGAAAACGATCCATCGCTTCCATCGTGCCCGAAAGATCGCCCACTTGCCGCAAGCGATCGAAATGCTGTCGCAACGCCCTGCGGCTCTCCAAGCGATCGAGAGTCAAATTGGGCGGAAGCTGAAATCCCTGAACTTTGAAATTCGGGGCATTCGGGTCGCCGTCAGTCTCAAATGGATTGAATTCGCGGCCGACGTAATTGCCGCCAAAATAGCCCGGTCGCAAGCCGACGCTCGATGCAAAAGGTATCGCCGCATAGGCTGGCATTCCGGTAGTTCGTGGTCCGCAAACTCGCGCCGCGATCGCGCCGATGCCGGGCGATTTACCGGCTTGATCCGCGCCGTTCGCTCCCGGCCGGCCGGTGAGCATGCGGTGAGCGCCGCCGAAATGATCGCCATCATTGTGATAGAGCGAGCGGACGACCGAAAACTTGTCGGCCAACTTCGCCTGGCGCGGGAAAAGTTCGCTAATCTCAAAGCCGGAGACGTTCGTCTTGATCGGTCGCCAGATGCCGCGATATTCAGCCGGGGCCTCTGGCTTCATGTCATACGTGTCCATGTGGCTCGGCCCGCCGTCGAGCCAGACGAGTATGACCGACGTGTCTTTCGCCGGTTGCCCGAGCGCGGCCGACATGGCTTTCGCCCGAAGCACGTCGGCCAGGCCGGCGCTAGCCATTCCGGCGACTCCGATCTTTAAAAACGAGCGGCGGCTTAAACCATCGCAATAGGCGCGCGTGCGTCCGGCATGGGTCGCGAACATGGCGGGGCTCCTGGTATGAAGCGTGTGTGGAAGGCGGGTTGTACGGCAGGCGGGACTTCGACCGTCGCGTAGGCGGCCAAAGCACGTATCGGCAGGCTTCGATCCGTCGGTCAGTCTAGCCGAAAGCCAGCATTCGCGTCAAATAAATCTTGGAATTGAAAAGGCAGCTCTTTCGTGGTTCGACCGGCGGCGCGAAATTCTGGATGCGAGATTGGAGCCGGCCTGGACATATTATTGTGACGGACCGCATGGGTCATGGAAGAACGGATTGAATGTGAAAGGCGATGGACTCAGTTGAATCCAGCTAAACGCTCGGCCTGGTCGAAGTCTCGATGAAGGTCAGATATAATCGTTTGACCACGCCGCTCCCAGGGTCCATGTCTCGTTCGCATTTAGCGGGCGTCCGGAGTGTCCGCGTCTTTGAACCTTATCCATCGTCCCGCGCGCTTTGATGCCCCATCCCATTCGCCCCTGATCCATGTCCGCCGAACTTCAAAAACGCCTGTTCGCTGAGCTGAATTCGATCGCGTTGATCGATCCGCACACGCACATCGATCCGCGCCACCCGGCGTCGGAGACGCTGGCGGATTTGCTCGGCTACCACTATTTCACCGAGTTGATCCACTCGGCCGGAATGCCGCGGGAACAGATTGAGCAGCGAGGTTTACACCCAAAGGAATTGGTGGCCCGGCTCGTCGGCGGACTGGAACCGCTCGAGAACACAATTCAATACAGTTGGCTGATCGAGACCGCGCGGGAATTCTTCGGCTTCGACGACGAGCGAATTACGGCGAAGAATTGGGAATCGCTCTACGATCGCGCGACCTCGCAAATGGCGACCCGCGATTGGGCCGAGCGAGTGCTGATCAAGAGCGGAATCGAGACTGTTTTTCTGACCAACGATTTCGACGATCCACTCGAAGGCTTTGACACTCGAACGTACGTTCCCTGCCTGAGGACCGACGACCTCGTGTTTCACTTATCGAAACCAGCCGTTCTCGAGCGCTTGGAAAAGGCCGGCGGTATCTCGGTTGGCGCCCCGTCGTCGCTGCGGCATGCAATCGGCCGATTGTTTGAGCACTTTATCTCGCGCGGGGCGCGGGCCTGCGCGATTTCGCTGCCCCCCGATTTCACTCCCCGAAAAGTGTCGGATTCCGACGCCAAAACCGCGATGCCGCACTTCGTCTTCTGGATGCTCGCAGAGTTTTGCGCGGAGTATCGCTTGCCGTTCGATTTAATGATTGGAGTGAATCGAAGAGTCTACGAAGGGGGCGTAACCCAGGGGCGGGACTTGTTCGACAGCCGCGTCTCGCTCATTCAGTATCGCGAGCTATTCAATAGCTTTCCGCAGGTCACATTTCCGATCTCGGTCTTGGCCAGCGTGACGAATCAGGAGCTGGTCAGTTACGCCTGGATATTTCCGAATATCGTGACCCATGGGCATTGGTGGTATTCGAACACGCCACCATTCATCGAGCACGATCTAGCCGCCCGGCTGATGGCGATCCCGGCGACAAAGCAAATCGGCTACTACAGCGACATGTACAAGCTGGAGTTTGCGCTGCCGAAGTTCGCGATGTTCAAGCGGATTCTGGCCAAAGTGCTGGCCGAGCGATTTGTCGTCGAACAGGGCTGGAGCGAAGAGCGGGCAGTTGCGCTCGGTCGGCAGGTGCTTCGCGGAAATGTCGAGCGGGTGTTTGGGAGGGGCGAGGGACGGGTGTGACGGCACAAAACGCTCGTTAGCCGGTTCGCTTGCGAACCTGAGGATATGCTTCGAAACGGCGTGAAATTGCTACGGGCGAGTCGGCTCTAACCATTGACTGCAAAATTGGTTAGCGTCCGGTATCGTGCCAGATTTCGGACTTCCGACGGCGTCATCCCGCCGCAAGCGGCGGGGCTAACGAACCTACCGTCTAATTCTTCGCGCGAACCTTTTCTGCCGATATTCCGTCCTAGGAAGGTCGGAGACTTCTGTTTTCGACGCGAGTAAGATACTATTGTCATTGTCGGGCCGGTTGCGGAGAATTCTCCGTT encodes:
- the ppdK gene encoding pyruvate, phosphate dikinase, with the protein product MIYYFGATRTDGRGDQKPLLGGKGANLAEMTSIGLPVPPGFTITTACCDLYYKHKKQLAPGLMDDVRRNIAVLEKEIGKKFGDRSDPLLVSVRSGAAASMPGMMNTILNLGLNDESVTGLANAVGNERFAYDSYRRLINMFGDVVVGVDHEHFEAAFDKIKLKYRAEHDTEVPLKGMIELCEAYKQVYLKHHGKPFPQDPLDQLELAIEAVFKSWMQPRAVKYRQVENITGLLGTAVNVQSMVFGNMGDDSGTGVAFTRNPSTGENKFYGEFLVNAQGEDVVAGIRTPLPVDQMPKWNKQVYQQLLEIKKILENHYRDVQDIEFTIERKKLYMLQTRTGKRTGFAAVRIACDLVKEKLIDEVTATKRIPAGDLTQLLLPSFDPAKKKSADVLTVGLPASPGAAVGALAFTAQEAVDRTTAGERVLLVRKETNPEDIEGMHLAAGILTSTGGMTSHAAVVARGWGRCCVAGAGAIQIDEKARKITVGGKVFTHKDVLSIDGSTGEVMVGEIARQEPKLSGDFATVMKWADKYRTLKIRTNADTPADAQRARDFGAEGIGLCRTEHMFFEGERIQAMREMILAETKEDRVAALAKLLPYQREDFEGIFKAMKGLPVTIRLLDPPLHEFLPQDEKSQKEMAQRLGVSPAKVKARVSQLHEMNPMLGHRGCRLAVTYPEILEMQVTAIVEAAINCKNRKIDAQPEIMIPLVGAAKELAVLRDLTVQTIEKVKQAKRLSSKLDITVGTMIEIPRAALTADEVAQHADFFSFGTNDLTQMTFGFSRDDVNTFLPDYLKAELLPRDPFQTLDATGVGQLVEMAVKKGRSTKRNLKCGICGEHGGDPASIAFCHKVGLDYVSCSPFRVPIARLAAAQAALK
- a CDS encoding DUF1501 domain-containing protein; its protein translation is MFATHAGRTRAYCDGLSRRSFLKIGVAGMASAGLADVLRAKAMSAALGQPAKDTSVILVWLDGGPSHMDTYDMKPEAPAEYRGIWRPIKTNVSGFEISELFPRQAKLADKFSVVRSLYHNDGDHFGGAHRMLTGRPGANGADQAGKSPGIGAIAARVCGPRTTGMPAYAAIPFASSVGLRPGYFGGNYVGREFNPFETDGDPNAPNFKVQGFQLPPNLTLDRLESRRALRQHFDRLRQVGDLSGTMEAMDRFQRQAFEFVAGGTARKAFDIDSEADANRDRYGRNNWGQSALLARRLVEAGSTFVTLNFGGWDHHWDLQQGLEDHLPKVDMAVSGLLTDLSERGLSERVLVVMCGEFGRTPRMNDGMSRGTPGRDHWGNAMFCLLAGGGVKGGRIIGSTNRLGEAPKDCPVTPQDIHATIYSVLGVDPSIKFLNHSGRPVPAIDNGRAISELF
- a CDS encoding glucuronate isomerase, which produces MSAELQKRLFAELNSIALIDPHTHIDPRHPASETLADLLGYHYFTELIHSAGMPREQIEQRGLHPKELVARLVGGLEPLENTIQYSWLIETAREFFGFDDERITAKNWESLYDRATSQMATRDWAERVLIKSGIETVFLTNDFDDPLEGFDTRTYVPCLRTDDLVFHLSKPAVLERLEKAGGISVGAPSSLRHAIGRLFEHFISRGARACAISLPPDFTPRKVSDSDAKTAMPHFVFWMLAEFCAEYRLPFDLMIGVNRRVYEGGVTQGRDLFDSRVSLIQYRELFNSFPQVTFPISVLASVTNQELVSYAWIFPNIVTHGHWWYSNTPPFIEHDLAARLMAIPATKQIGYYSDMYKLEFALPKFAMFKRILAKVLAERFVVEQGWSEERAVALGRQVLRGNVERVFGRGEGRV